The Arvicanthis niloticus isolate mArvNil1 chromosome 21, mArvNil1.pat.X, whole genome shotgun sequence genome includes the window ggagaaaaaaaaaaaaaaaccctcccctcccctgcctggTCTTGCTCCAATAACTGGGCTCTGGTGGGTTGGTATGTGACTGGCAGGCTTGAGGCTAGTTGCTGTCTTTTGGAAGCATTTGTCAGACTAAGCTGTAAGCCTGTTGGGATCCTTCTAGTAGATTAGGCTggcaggggttggggtggagggCAGCTTCTGAGGAGCAGTTTCTGTTTAGGGTTCCGGTAACTTTTAGAAGCTAAGGTCCCATCTGTTATAAGAGCCTGGAAATGTCAAACTGGGACTGGCCAGGAGGAAGTGGAGCAACTCAAGTGTATTACATGTTCATCTGCTGCTAGTCTTGCTTGGGCAGTTGTCTGCAGCCAGCGTTTCTGGAAAGTTGGTGTGACTGTCCCAGGAACATCAGGGTATGTAACAGGCCAGGAAGGCAGGTGCCAGGAATAGAGGAGACAGATAGCTTGGTCCCTGTGGCTCTAAGCTGCTGGAGGATGCCCCAGAACTGCCCAGCTTACCCCTTAACTGAGCTAGACTGTTTTCATCTAAACTCTATTTTGCTCCTTGGGAAAAGTAATCTCAAAGCTTGTTATTTTGGGAGATGCTGCACACTACATTTTCTCACAGATGAATTACTTAAAGATATTGAACTAGCTGGTGGAGGCACATgcatttagtcccagcacttgggaggcagatacaggaggagtttgaggcaagtctggtctacagctagagtttcaggacagccagctacatagtaagaccctatttaaaaaaaaaattagtaaaacctcattatgggggctggagagatagcccagcagttaagaacactgactgctcttccagaggtcctgagttcaatttctggcgaccacatggtggctcacaaccatctgcaatgggatccgatgccctcttctggtgtgtctgaagacagctgtagtgtactcatacacacaaaataaataaattgaaaacaaacaaacaaacctcataTAGTTCTGAACCAAGGAAACCTTAGCTCTATTTGGAACCCTCTTTCAGTGTGATACAGAAATAGTATCTTGGAACTAAAATCCTTTGGAGCAAACCTTGGGTTGTGCTAAGATGGATCTAGATTTTATGTCATGTTGGATTTTAGGAGCAGAGCGAGCCCGGAGGTGCAGATAGATCCCTTAAGCGCCTACTCCATCTGAGTCTGTAGGACTCTGTGCTGGAGTGTGTAACCATAGCATTCATACCATGATACTCTTGAGGGAACTGGGTCATGACATGTTCTGTCCCAGACGGACCAGGAGATAGACAGGGGCACGAGAAAGAGAGGATCCATTGTGCCATCATTTCCTAAGGGCTGCTGGGTTTGCTGCGTGAACCCTGCAGGCAGTTGGAACTCTTGAGGATGTCCAGAACCAGCATGGTcattgttctcagctcttcctccacTCATACTCTCTATCTCAGGTGGACGGCAGTCGAAAGCTCACATCCAAGGCAGGGTTCCTCCTCAGCCTCTCTGAGGCTTCTGGTGTTCTATGTCTCTTTGTTCAGCCACAACCCTTACGATCCCAAATTATACTGATTTTTTACCAAAATGTAGTCTCTTGTGAATGAGTGAATATCTGAAGATGTTCACCGCCCACCCCATCCCCATGCCTGGGGACAAACGACGAGAGCATTGGGTCCCTTGGTTTCTCATTCAAAACTTAGAATGAGCATTCGTCCCATCTGTGAGGATTTGTGTAGATTACAAAGTGCTCTCAGAACGATCACTGATGTATGCTGGCTATTGCTGTTTCTGAGGTTTCAGGAATTGTAAATGACCAGATGGTTTTCTGCAACTGTGAGGTTTTTCTACAAAGATTTTTGTTACTTTGCTTCTGTTCTTCATAGtagaatcttttctttctttcattcattcattaactaattaattaattcaccTTACATCCTGATTAtagttcccctccctcctctcctcctagtccaaCCCTCACAACCCTCTCCCtctatttccccctccccttgtcCTCAGAGAGGTGGAGGCCCCCCATGGGTGCCAGcctgccctggcacatcaagttgcagcaggactaggtacatcctctcccactgaggccagacaagacagcccagctaagGGAAAGggacccaaaggcaggcaacagagtcagagacagccttcaCTCCAATTggtaggggacccacatgaagaccagttACACACctactacatatgtgtagggggtcTAGGTTTAGCCCCtgcatgctccttggttggtggtgcagtctctgtgagctcccatgagcccaggttagttgactctgtaggtctccTTGTGGTTTCCTTGACCCTTCTAGCTCCCTCAacactcccttccccccaccctccctccaAAACTCTTCAACAAGACTCCCAGAGCATCTCCTaatatttgactgtgggtctctgcatctctttccgtctgctgctggatgaagcttctcagaTGACAGTTGTGCCAGGCTCCAAACTGCAAGCATAGCAGGGTAtcgttaatagtgtcaggattggCCACCCTGCTTCTGCCTGTAGCCGATGTGCTTCTGACTTAGGGCCCTTGCACTCGCTCACTGCTCCACTTAGAACTTTCTTCCAGATGTGTCTGAAGGGCACACATCTACATGCAAGTTTCTGCTAAAACCTAATGTCACATTGTGTGCCCTCTCGCCCCCCAATCATCCCCTCAATCATCCCCTCACCTGgtctttttgttccttttataGTCCCTATCAACAACAATGCAGTATGTGTTATTTATTGTCAATCTCCTCCCAGTGGGGATGCTTGCCTGTTTGTTTGCTGCTGTGTTTTTTTAGCAGTACTCAGTGCACAGGAAGTAGGTGCTCAGTGAACTTTATTGAAGGACCTTCCAAGCAAACAaaggcacacatacatgtttcCTCAGATTTTCTTCCCTGATTTCTCAACTAgtgttgacttttttttctaagtatcaaactaaaaaaaaaaaaaaaaaaaaaaaaaaaaaccaaaaaaaccaacccatCCTTCACAGTTTTGTATTTGTGGTTATTGTAACCCACGTGGAAGAATGACACACTCATTGCTCATGGTGAAATTCCAGATGAATTTCACATCTATTTTTCCACTGCTTTGAtgaaagaaaaccatttttttttttgaaatctttaatggctgctaaaaaaaaaaaaaatcgttgtTGATTGCTATAAACTCTTCAAGGAAAATTTTTGGGGGTGGTGGTAAAGGTAAATTGAAAATTTTACAGTTTGGCTTGCAGTCAAGTAGGTTTGGTGGAATCAACTTGCTGCATTCCTTCCTAGCCAACCTTTGTGCTCCGGGGTTCATTTGTACCTGTTCCCATAGATCAACAGCAGAACAGAGAAACACTGGCTCCATGTCAGCTCCGATGCATCCCGCCTGGCCATCATCTGGAAGTACGGTGGCATCTACATGGACACCGACGTCATCTCCATCAGGCCCATCCCCGAGGAGAACTTCTTGGCAGCCCAGGGCTCCCGACACTCCAGTAATGGGGTATTTGGGTTCCTTCCCCACCACCCCTTTCTGTGGGCCTGCATGGAGAACTTCGTTGAGCACTATAACTCAGGCATTTGGGGCAACCAAGGTCCCCAATTGATGACAAGGATGTTAAGGGTGTGGTGTAGACTTAAAGACTTCCAAGGGTTGGGTGACCTGAAGTGTTTGAATATTTCCTTCCTTCATCCCCAGAGATTTTACCCCATTCCTTATCCTTCGTGGAGGCGCTACTACCAAGTGTGGGACACAAAGCCTACCTTCAATAACTCCTATGCACTGCATTTGTGGAACTATATGAATAAAGAGGGCAAGACTGTGGTTAGAGGAAGCAACACTCTGGTGGAAAATCTCTATCAAAAGTACTGTCCTAAGACTTACAGGGTTCTGATCCAAGGTGCAGAAGGGACAGTGACTAGGGAGCCAGGCAAAGGTACCAGATAGAGCAATGTTGCTGCCGTGGGAAACTAGATGCTTCCTGGGCTGTCCGACTCTCTCTTGGTCTATGTTGTCTCTAGGGATATGCGCTGATCCACATCTTCAGGTTTAACTTTGTCTGATTACAACAGCAAGCTTCCAAAGAAAAGTGGCTGTAAACGTGGAAGTTGATTTATCTATCATGAAACAGCAAGTCTGAGGGCAGATAATTTAAGACAGGTAAATTAATGGTGGCCATTGGAAGCCCATGCTAgaatctttctgtttgttttcctgctGTCTGTAGTCCATGCTCATGTGGCTGCTGGACCTACAGCCCATCATCCTGGCTATTCCAGACAGTAGGAtggcagaagaaggaaagaaattgcAATTCATGCGACTTTATGCAAGCACTGAATAAATGCAAATACCATGTATTCTTCTATCTCCCTGGCTAGATTGTAGCTGCAAGAGAGGCTGGTAGGTAGCAAATAAGGCCCGTTTACTGTTCTAGTTTATTAAATATTGTtaagattattattttattttattttttggtttttcgagacagggtttctctgtatagccctggaactcactctgtagaccaggctggcctcgaactcagaaatctgcttgcctctgcctcctaagtgctgggattaaaggcatgcaccaccactgccctgctaagATTAATTTTAACACCTGTCAGAATGAAGGGAcctggttgctgttgttgttttgattattgagacaaggtctcactatgcagatCAGGATAGCatccaattcacagagatcctcctgcctctgcctccctcatgctgggattaaaggcatgtggcatcaTACCTGGCCCTTGATTTAGACATTTGTATTAATCCATTTTCGgtcactataacaaaataccaaaaatGAGAAATTTATTAAGAAAAGAGATTTACTTATCTCACAGAACTGGAGGATGACATCTTGATTCAGATGACTCTGTTTGGCCTCTAGTGAAGCCATCATGGAGAATGGCATCACAGTGACAGGAAACATGCAGAGTATGATCACATGGTGAGTCGGAAAGCCAGAAGAGCTCAGGAGCCAGTCCCTCTCCCCATCCTTAGAGGGGGTTGGTGTCAGAGGGAAGGTCTTGCTGTGTCCCAggtaggcctcaaactcaatcCTTTTTCCTAAGCctcagagggctgggattacagatatgtgcgtGCCACCATGACCCAACTAGGCTTCCTCTTTTTATAGGAACTAACTGGAATTCCATCAAACGCACATTAAGTCCTTATGATAGAATCTTCTCACAACCCAATTACATTTCACTTCTTTAAATATCCTACTACTTCTCAACACTGTCACATGGAGACTGGGCTGGAAATACACAAAACCATGTATAAACGACAGCAATGTTCATTAACTCATTAACTCAGCAGGTACTAATTGATTTTCCTGGGTACCAAGCACTAATTTAGGGCCCAAAGACACAGGTGGACTAAGCAGTCTTGGTCCCAGCACATGTATCCTAGTTACCGGTCACTTGTCCCAGGACACTGTCCTCTCCCCAACAGCCTGCCTTCCCcgcactgcccctcccccccagagcctgcctccccccccccccactgccccTTTCCACTGCACACATTTATCTTAGGATCCCAGTTGTTGATTAAGCGCAATTCTAGGCTCAAGCTATTTAAAGCTGCTTCGTCCATAGATTCAAATGAAACGAATTTCCTCCATGCATCATGTTGTACACCATAAACACATGcgatttttccttttaaactaaaataaaaataaactcactTCTGATTTTCaggaggcaagaaaaaaaaattttttttttctgtgagcaGTTATCAGCCAAgattttctagaactttccccCTTGGCTGTTTGCTTTATggaaaaatttacattttttttttccaaacacaaAATTGAGATGATGTCTTATGAAACTATATCCATCTGTTGCCTTTCATTCTTAAAGTTCCCTTTTCAAGAATCATGGCTCTGATAGTCCGATTAAAACAACTGATGATCAAGgcaagggtacacagagaaaccctgtctcgaaaaacaaacacgcccccccccccccgccctcaacaaaacaaaaaaccctggtgagatggctcactgggcaaaggcttgctgccaaacctgaccgCTGAGTATGACCCttggacccatatggtggaaggagagaaccaactcctgtaagTTGACCTCTGACATCCACTTGTGTGCTGTGGTAtataattacatgtgtgtgtgtgtgcatgcagacacacacacacagacacacacactccacacactaaagaaatgtaaaagaaatcaaACAACCCCAAACACTCTCAAGTCCTGTGTCCTGGCTCAGGTTTATTGACTCCATTACATGCTGGACTGATATCTGACTCCTCAGTCAGGCTGCATGTCCCTCTCTCCACATTGATGTCCCTGAGACACTGAACTGTGGTGTTGGGCTCTTCACAGATAAGAGTTTCTCGGTTAGCCTTGTTGGGAAGAAGCAGGGTCGTACCTGTTAGCTCTTGCTGTATCTGAGGAACGTCCTCCAATGGATGTCCCTGAACACAGAAGTTTGAGGGACTCAAGGGAAAACACTTTAAACTTCTCAAAAATCTACACTGTTTCCAGGGAGATCAAATAGGTCGACAGCAATGTCATACATATTTCTTTATGCTGGGTTGTGCTTGTGTGCAGTTTTGAGGCAATAATGATAATTTATGTTTATAGAGAGTCCTTTGTTTTGCCATAAAATGGATTCTTGATTAATAAGTTTAGAATAAATGAAGAACTCATGTAAGAAGTACCATTTGTAAGTAGAAAGGAGTGAATTAAAAGGCCATAGTGGTGGTTCTGAGGAAAACTGAGCAATGCACATGTCCTTGTTCGTTTTGGAAAGGTTGATTGTTACCTGTGTTTAACCaggtatatattttcttattcttactATGTGATAGCATGcaataacaggtttttttttaaatgttggggtatttttctacttttattaatttgtaaCCACTCCACATGTTAAGCACAATAATACTTTAATTTTGTGTTGCATTTTTTAGTctgttagttttttattttactatttattaaaaattaaaaattattctttagtAATTTCACTCATAAATACAATGCATTTAGATTATATCTACCCTCTGCTGTTGCCCTGcaattctcctcctcccctcctcttattcctcctcccccctccccctccctctccccttcttctccttcttctccttcttctccttcttctccttcttctccttcttctccttcttctccttcttctccttcttctccttctccttctccttctccttctccttctccttctccttctccttctccttctccttctccttctccttcttcttcttcttcttcttgtttttctatcTACTGAATCCAATTActgctgtctgtatgtctgtatgtctttgGGCAGCATCCACTGAAACATGAACAACCTGTCACAGGCCATACAGCTGCAGAAAATGGACTCTCCCTATCCCAGAATCCACCAACTGACAATAGGTCCTCATGAATCCCTTCCTTCTCTTGCTGGAGTGCTGCCTGGGGTTGATCTTGGACCAGCAACTTCAGTTCCTGTAAACTCATGAATGCTTTGGCCCTGTCATATCTAGAAGACATTACTTCATAGTGATCTTCCCTgatctctggctcttaaaatcttttagTGTTCACAAGGCAGAGGTGCCTGACAGTGATGGAGACAGAATCAGGACAGACCCATCTCAGTGACTTCATGCCAACAACTTCTGTCTTTTAGGAGGAAATTCATCTTTTCAAGCTTGAGAATGGCTTTGAATTGCAAATACAGCATTTAATTCATTAAATGTACCTGATCTAGAATTCTAAGAGTGTaaataatatttcaatatatCTATGACTTTAACACAACCTGAAACAGGCCAGAATGTTTAATGACAGGACATAGGCTGGCCCAATGCTATCAATACTGTTCTGCCTTATGGTCTATATTCATAATTGTAATGAATTATAAACActaaaagttaataaaaaaaaaaaaaaaaaaacaaaaaaaaaacaacttaagctCCCAAATCAAGACTCTCTGTGCCGGCATGATCAAAGAGACCACACCAAACCTGCTACTTACTCAGAAATTACACTTAAGACCCTGTCTATAAGCCAATCTTTGAGCATAGCCTGGccagggttctctggaagagcttaACAGTGCTCTTGGTTACccaccagaacttgatggtaagacctAATTGTTGAAACACCACAATCTGATCCTAGAGCATAGGCAAAATCAAGTAGTACTGGTCTGAAGTCTCCTGCCTGCTGGCTATCTTCATGGTGCCAGAAGGTGCTTTCCAGactgctgggaaagaaaagccatcaacagtcttacccagctatGCCTACTGTAATCCTATGAGTTACAATAATGATCAGTCTGGCAAGATACACCCATTGGTGCAATAATGGCATGAATATATCATGTTGGAAGTAGTCGACAACTTTTCAGTTGAATTTAGGCTGCCTTGGGTACACTCCAGAGGAGGGTACTCATGCCTGGCACTGCAAACTTGGAGAAGTAACACCTGACTACGATTTCTTCCTGGTCCTTTAGGCTTCTTTGAACTCTGCATTTCTAttgttctttcagaagacatTCTTTTCCCTGAGAAAAGAGGTCTCTTCTGGAAGAGAAAGATTTTCTTCAAAGTTGATGTTTTCAGGCAAAGAGCTAGAGAATAAGTTCTATATAAGGAAGAGGCCCCCCGCAGGTCCAGCCACTGCAGACAGCTGAGCATGCAGGCCTATTGTTGCCAGATTCTTGgatctttgttttttgaaacagagtttctctgtgtaacagacctgactgtcctggaactcactctgtagaccagacttgcctcagactcagagatcagcctgcctctgctttccgagtgctgagatttaaaggtgtgcaccactactgcctggccagATTCTCAAATTTTTCAAGAGAACTGATCAAACTACATTTTTGGTGACCTCTCCCTCTGATCATGGGCCTCTCTATCCCTGCATCAGCACAATGTAAACTCGATAAAGCACCTTTGACCTAAAGCAACCTCATAGATCATTACTGGTCATGCCAGAGGTTTGGATAGGTGCTGGCTTCTTTGTTATAATGGCAGCAATTTGGGGGGTTGCTCAGGCATTTCTTACTGTTTTCTGTGATCCCTGTGTGAGGTGTAGGGCAGAGTGTATCTGGGATAAGATCTAAGCTGGGCCGAGAGTGGGACTACGGCTCTAGGCTGAGAAGATAAAGGGCTGCAGAGCAAGGTAGGAACCACAGATATTACAACCCATCCCTCTTCTCTTCAGTCAACAGTCATGACCTCAGCAGTTCAGGGCAGCAGTGATCTCCAGCCAATCTGCTTTCCCTGGACCCAGACATGAACTAACCAAGGTCCTCGCTGAGGCTGCCATATTGAATGCTGCAGCAGCAGAAGGTGAcagttattttatgtttatgatttCTCACCAAAAaatacaagcaagcaagcaagcaaacaaacaaacaaaacaaaaaccacagaccTTGCACATGCTATGCAGTCAAGACTTTCCTGTATCAAATGTTGAACTGAGGCCCAGGGAAAGGGAAATAAACACCTGAGCATCTCACGTATGGGCGTCTTGGTCAGCTGAGGGTGGGGCTTCCGCTTTCCGCCAAGGTTAATCTGGGTGCATATCAAGTTTGCCTTAGCAAAGGAAAGTAACTGGTTTAtacatggagaaactgaggctggtggcaatcacacatatacacaagtgtgcacacaggTACCATCAGCTACCCTCTGTAAACTCCGAGGATTACAGTGAGAAGACAGCCAGGAAGCCAGCAGTCAATGTGAGCCCAGAAGGACTCACCATGCATTGCCCAGGCCTGAGCTGAACCTAGGAATATCTTAGCTAATTTGGTATTCACTAACAACTCTGCTAATTCGAGTTTATTTTTCCTACTTTATAGCTAAGGTAACTGTAGTTAAGGAAAACTGAAGGTCACAGAGGTCAAAGTGAAGTTCCTGGGGTTACACAGTTTGAGCATGAGGAATATGGACTTGTCTTTGATTTcaaagcctggacactttgcccTCAGCTAGTGAAGAGGGTATCCTGGTcagaagagaggaaaagcaaGATGTCCCATCAGAGGACCTGACGTACAGACGGCCTTACTTGTTCCTTGTGTCtgatcccatttcccctctcacATTTAAAACATTGTGGTAAAAAACCATAAGACTCACTGTTTTAACCATTCTAGTATAAAATTCAGGACATTCAGCACTTACATTGTCATGCAGCCATTTCTGCAGGCATCTCTGAAAGCTTCTCGCCATTTTTTCCCAACTGAAACTTCTCACTCATCAAGAACCTCCTGAGGCCCCCAACTCTATGGCTTCTAGGAACCACTCTTCAACATCTGTCTCTATGAACTTGACTCTTTTTGGTTGCCCTGTATTAGAATCACATGCCCTTTCCTTCTTATGACtagcttcttttactttttatattggttagctttctctctctctctctctctctctctctctctctctttctttctttcttcctctctctctctctctctctctctctctctctctctctctctctctctcggtagATTAATacgttttttattggatattttctttatttacatttcaaatgttatcccctttcccgttTTTTCCACcctggaaatcccctatcccatcccccctccctctgtttctatgagggtgttccctcacccacccacccactcttgcctccctgccctcaaattcccctacactggggcatcaagctttcacaggaccaagggcttccccctcattgatgctcaacaaggccatcctctgctacatatgcggctggagccatgggttcctccatgtgtactccttggttggtggtttagtccctgagagctctgggggttctggttggttgatattgttgttcttcctatggagttgcaaaccccttcagctccttcagtccttcctctaactcctctattggggacccctCTGGGGACCActtgctcagttcaatggttggctgtgagcattcacctctatatttgtcaaattctggcagagcctctcaggagagagctataacaggctcctgtcagcatgcacttcttggcatccacaacagtgtatgtgtttggtgactttgatggcctttccttcagtctctgttccacactttgtctctgtatttgctcccatgagtactttgttcccctttctaagaagggctgaagcacccacactttagtctttctacttcttgagctttatgtggtttgtgagttgtatcgttgagtattctgagcttttgggctaatatccaattatcagtgagtgcataccatgtgtgttttttgtgactgggttacctcactcaggatgatttttttctagttccacccatttgcctaagaatttcatgaattcattgtttttaatagctgagtaatactccattgtgaaaatgtaccacatttttttttttttatccattcctctgttgaaggacatctgggtcctttccagcttcaggctattataaataaggctgctatgaacatagtagagcatatgtccttgttatatgttggagcatcttctgggtatatgcccaggagtggtatagctgggtccttaggtaatgctatgtctaattttctgagaaaccaccagactgatttccagagtggttgcactatcttgcagtcccaccaacaatggaggagtgttcctctttctccacatcctcgccagcaactgctgtcacctgagtttttcatcttagccattctgactggtatgaggtggaatctcagggttgttttgatttgcatttccctcatgactaaggatgttgaacatttctttaggtgtttctcggccattcgatgttcctcagttgaaaattctttgtttagctctgcactccatttttaatagggttatttgattctctggagtctaactttttgagttctttgtatatattggatattagccctctatcggatgtaggactGGTAATCGGTTAGCTTTCTATGAAAGAAtcttctgtgctgggattacagaaggtgCTGGGATCTCACTATCACCTTCAAGGTCTATACCTAATAGCCTGAGGTCTCCCTACTAGGTGTCATCTCTTAAAGGTCCCACCAAACTCTCATAGCACCATGCTGGGGACCAAGACTTTACCACGTGGACTTTTGGGGACTCTTAATGAAACAATAGCAGTGATGTTATTAAGAATGGGgactcctgggctggagagatggctcagcggctaagagcactgactgcacttccagaggtgctgagttcaattcccagcaatcacatggggGCCCATATTCATCTGTAATGGAAGTGCTGGCAGTCATGAGAGTAGAGCCCTCACAGCTGGGTTTAGTGCCCTTACAGAAGAGTCTTTTGAGAACTAGGAGATCCTTCTACCATGTTGATCAGAAAATAGGTGCTCAGCAAAGATGGAATCTGCTGATGCCTTGATCTTAGACTTCCTAGCttccagaagcaggaggaaggggtttCTGTTTAGTCTGTAGTATTGTATTACAGTATTCTAAATGGACTAAGATAAACCTAGTTCACGTAATAACACATCAGTATTTCCTTCCTCATTAAGGGTGAATGATATTTCATTGCCTGTGTAAACCATATGTTCTTAGTCAATCAGCTGCCAATGGACACTTGGATTATTTCCACATTTTGGCTgttgtaaaacattttattttacattgtgtgtgtgtgtgtgtgtgtgtgtgtgtgtgtatgtatgtatgtgtgtgtgtgtgcctctataTGCCcaaatgtcagaggacaactttcagaagttgtttctttcctttcaccatgtgggttacaggaattcaactcaggatgtcagacttggtgacaaagccatttacctgctgagccatcttgacagctcATTAAACACACGTGTCCAAGTGTCTGTTTGGGGTCTTGCTCTAAGCTTTGGATATAGGGCTAGACatgtgtcttatttatttttcggttgctgtgaagagacactacgaccaagcaactcttacaaaagaaagtagTTAACTGGGGgcttgattacagtttcagaaacGTAGTCCACTTATAATTGCAAAGA containing:
- the A4gnt gene encoding alpha-1,4-N-acetylglucosaminyltransferase, translating into MLKELHLSLSLVLVFACGLLYQLTFRSQCFYACLPPFTSPQGLEGLLRNGRSIVFIETSERLEPPPLVSCAVESAAKIYPEQPIIFFMKGLGNATQLTSNTSYPAFSLLSAINNVFLVPLDMKKLFEDTPLFSWYTKINSRTEKHWLHVSSDASRLAIIWKYGGIYMDTDVISIRPIPEENFLAAQGSRHSSNGVFGFLPHHPFLWACMENFVEHYNSGIWGNQGPQLMTRMLRVWCRLKDFQGLGDLKCLNISFLHPQRFYPIPYPSWRRYYQVWDTKPTFNNSYALHLWNYMNKEGKTVVRGSNTLVENLYQKYCPKTYRVLIQGAEGTVTREPGKGTR